One genomic region from Populus nigra chromosome 8, ddPopNigr1.1, whole genome shotgun sequence encodes:
- the LOC133702200 gene encoding basic leucine zipper 23-like isoform X1 has translation MKDYRMDDGEVELSDHVLLPDPGTSGSLQCSGSVDSLLDELLKNTRTCTHTHTCNPHGPDAIHTHTCYHTHTQVIASEEDDNPDNREHSRKRPAGNREAVRKYREKKKAHTAYLEEEVKKLHLLNQQLVRKIQRQAILEAEVSRLRSILVDLRGKIDTELGVFPFQNHCNTTTVLKEGDCGAQSTGGLMNLQCQADLPCFHTPTIVTCQANTNNTENAEGHAMDMVEAFVPSASQAQ, from the coding sequence ATGAAAGATTATAGAATGGATGATGGGGAGGTAGAGCTTTCGGATCATGTTTTGTTACCGGATCCCGGTACTTCTGGAAGTTTGCAGTGTTCTGGGTCTGTGGATTCACTTCTTGATGAATTATTGAAGAATACGAGAACATGTACTCACACTCACACTTGCAACCCTCATGGCCCCGATGCAATCCATACACATACATGCTACCACACACACACCCAAGTCATTGCTtctgaagaagatgataacccAGACAATAGAGAGCATTCAAGAAAAAGGCCAGCAGGAAATAGGGAAGCAGTTCGAAAGTATAGGGAAAAGAAGAAGGCACATACGGCTTACTTAGAAGAGGAAGTAAAGAAATTGCATTTGTTGAACCAGCAGCTGGTGAGGAAAATACAACGGCAGGCAATTCTTGAAGCCGAGGTTTCGAGGCTAAGAAGCATTCTGGTGGACCTGAGGGGAAAGATTGACACTGAGTTGGGTGTTTTTCCATTCCAAAACCATTGCAACACCACCACTGTTTTGAAGGAAGGTGATTGTGGAGCACAGTCCACTGGTGGGCTAATGAATCTACAGTGTCAGGCAGATTTACCATGCTTCCATACCCCTACAATAGTAACTTGTCAAGCTAACACAAATAATACGGAAAATGCTGAAGGGCATGCAATGGACATGGTGGAAGCCTTCGTGCCATCTGCCTCTCAAGCTCAATAA
- the LOC133702200 gene encoding basic leucine zipper 23-like isoform X2, with protein MDDGEVELSDHVLLPDPGTSGSLQCSGSVDSLLDELLKNTRTCTHTHTCNPHGPDAIHTHTCYHTHTQVIASEEDDNPDNREHSRKRPAGNREAVRKYREKKKAHTAYLEEEVKKLHLLNQQLVRKIQRQAILEAEVSRLRSILVDLRGKIDTELGVFPFQNHCNTTTVLKEGDCGAQSTGGLMNLQCQADLPCFHTPTIVTCQANTNNTENAEGHAMDMVEAFVPSASQAQ; from the coding sequence ATGGATGATGGGGAGGTAGAGCTTTCGGATCATGTTTTGTTACCGGATCCCGGTACTTCTGGAAGTTTGCAGTGTTCTGGGTCTGTGGATTCACTTCTTGATGAATTATTGAAGAATACGAGAACATGTACTCACACTCACACTTGCAACCCTCATGGCCCCGATGCAATCCATACACATACATGCTACCACACACACACCCAAGTCATTGCTtctgaagaagatgataacccAGACAATAGAGAGCATTCAAGAAAAAGGCCAGCAGGAAATAGGGAAGCAGTTCGAAAGTATAGGGAAAAGAAGAAGGCACATACGGCTTACTTAGAAGAGGAAGTAAAGAAATTGCATTTGTTGAACCAGCAGCTGGTGAGGAAAATACAACGGCAGGCAATTCTTGAAGCCGAGGTTTCGAGGCTAAGAAGCATTCTGGTGGACCTGAGGGGAAAGATTGACACTGAGTTGGGTGTTTTTCCATTCCAAAACCATTGCAACACCACCACTGTTTTGAAGGAAGGTGATTGTGGAGCACAGTCCACTGGTGGGCTAATGAATCTACAGTGTCAGGCAGATTTACCATGCTTCCATACCCCTACAATAGTAACTTGTCAAGCTAACACAAATAATACGGAAAATGCTGAAGGGCATGCAATGGACATGGTGGAAGCCTTCGTGCCATCTGCCTCTCAAGCTCAATAA